GAGCCCGCCCTGGTGCGGGAAGGCGCGCACCTCGAACCACCGCTCGCCGGCGCGCGTCTCGAAGGTGATGGGGGCGTGCTCCTCGGCGGCCCGCCGCAGCTCGTGCTCCGCGGCGGGGCCGCACAGCGTCTGGCAGCTCGACCAGAGATCCGCGCCCAGCAGCGCGTCGTGCCGCGCGCCGAGCAGCTCCTCGAAGGTGCGGTTCAGGTAGACGAGGCGCCAGGCGCGGTCCACCGCGAAGAAGGCGTCGGCGATGGTCTCGAGGATGGCGGCGTTGCGGGCGAAGGCCTCGCGGGCGCGGTTCTCGTCCTCGTACTGCTTGCGCCGGAGCTGCGCGTGGACCCGCGCGCGCAGCACGGTCAGCCCGCGCGCCGTCGAGACGTAGTCGTCGGCGCCGGCCTCCACCGCCGCCGCCATGGCCTCGTGCTCGTCGCGCGGCCCGAACAGCACGAGCGGCAGCTCGCGGCGCGCCGGGTCGGCCTGGGTGCGCCGGCTCGCCTCCAGCGCGGCCGCCAGCGAGGGCGTGGCGTCGAGCACGATGCCGTCCACCCGGTCCACCGCCAGGAGGTCGAGCGCGTCCTGCAGCGAGGTGGCGACGGCGACGTCGTGCCCCTCCCCCCGGAGCTCCTCCAGCGCCGCCTCGGCCGGCGGCGCCCCCAGCCCGACCGCCAGGATGCGCTTCGGGGCCAGCGCCCCCGCCGTCCCCAGCTCCGCCGGCGGACGCGCCCCGCGCAGCAGCGCCTCCAGCCGGGCCAGCACCAGCGGGTCGGAGCCCTCGCCCTTCGCTACGTAGGCGTCGGCGCCCGCCTCGAGCGCGCGCACCTCGCCCTCCGGGCCGGCGGCGGTGAGGAGGATGCACGGGGTGGTGCGCAGCACGGCGTCGCCGCGGAGCCGCCGGATGAAGGTCGCGCCGTCCATCCCCGGCATGACCCCGTCCACCACCACCGCGCTCGGGCGGCGGTCGGCCGCCGCCCGCAGCCCCTCCCCGCCGGAGTCGGCGGTCACCACCGTGAAGCCGGCCCCCTCCAGCGCGGCCCGGAGCGCCTCGCGGGCGGTGGCGCTGTCGTCGATGACGAGCACCGGGCGGCGCGGCGGCGCCGGCTCGTCCGAGCCGGTCCGCCGCACCAGCTCGCGGGCGCGGGCCACGAGCAGGCTCGCGTCGTAGGGCTTCCCCACGTACTCGTCGGCGCCGGTCTGCAGCCCGCGGATGCGGTGCTGCACCTCGGCCTCGCTGGAGAGCAGCATGACCGGCGTCTCGCCGTGGTCAGGGGAGCACTTGATCTCCGCCAGCAGCTCGAGCCCGTCGCCGTCCGGCAGGAGCACGTCGAGCACCACCAGCGCGAACCGGCGGCGGGCCAGCGCGGCGCGCGCCTCGCCGGCGCCGGCCGCCAGCTCGGGCGCGAACCCGGCGGCGGAGAACGCCTCCTGCAGGTCCATCCGGACGGTCAGGCTGTCGTCGACCAC
The genomic region above belongs to Anaeromyxobacter diazotrophicus and contains:
- a CDS encoding response regulator, giving the protein MIPVLVVDDSLTVRMDLQEAFSAAGFAPELAAGAGEARAALARRRFALVVLDVLLPDGDGLELLAEIKCSPDHGETPVMLLSSEAEVQHRIRGLQTGADEYVGKPYDASLLVARARELVRRTGSDEPAPPRRPVLVIDDSATAREALRAALEGAGFTVVTADSGGEGLRAAADRRPSAVVVDGVMPGMDGATFIRRLRGDAVLRTTPCILLTAAGPEGEVRALEAGADAYVAKGEGSDPLVLARLEALLRGARPPAELGTAGALAPKRILAVGLGAPPAEAALEELRGEGHDVAVATSLQDALDLLAVDRVDGIVLDATPSLAAALEASRRTQADPARRELPLVLFGPRDEHEAMAAAVEAGADDYVSTARGLTVLRARVHAQLRRKQYEDENRAREAFARNAAILETIADAFFAVDRAWRLVYLNRTFEELLGARHDALLGADLWSSCQTLCGPAAEHELRRAAEEHAPITFETRAGERWFEVRAFPHQGGLSAYLRDVTERRRSQEVQAHLLGIVGHDLRTPLTALSASAALVLRDRALPERHRRALERVTSGAARMSRLISDLLDYSRARLGQGLPVSFRPADLDTLCREAVHEVEAAHPGRTVVYQPQGDGSGVFDPDRMQQVVMNLLTNAVRYGAPGTPVALAWRGQGEERILSVHNEGTPIPPRLREHLFEPFKRGDGAGNSWGGVGLGLYIVGEIVRAHGGRVVVRSDEATGTLFEVTFPARPPARAAPRAGP